From one Lolium rigidum isolate FL_2022 chromosome 4, APGP_CSIRO_Lrig_0.1, whole genome shotgun sequence genomic stretch:
- the LOC124705959 gene encoding uncharacterized protein LOC124705959, whose product MEVLGKPVIAEPSNVIFLSTILNTEGQVPSHKCDKRCQNEHIFGNMYRCKLTGMTHICDKNCNQRILYDNHNSLCRVSGQLFPLSPLELQAVRGIRRKHEVDSHEGCSFKRRRGAQLHPSPFERSYSAVSPIPSQAGDGMDLS is encoded by the coding sequence ATGGAGGTACTTGGCAAACCTGTGATTGCTGAGCCCAGCAACGTGATTTTCTTGTCCACTATTCTTAACACTGAAGGGCAAGTTCCCAGTCACAAGTGTGACAAGAGGTGCCAGAATGAGCACATCTTTGGCAACATGTACCGTTGCAAACTGACTGGGATGACGCACATCTGTGACAAAAACTGCAACCAGAGGATCCTCTATGACAACCACAACTCGCTCTGCCGAGTGAGTGGGCAGCTGTTCCCGCTCTCGCCACTCGAGCTGCAGGCCGTCAGGGGGATCCGGAGGAAGCATGAAGTTGACAGCCATGAAGGGTGCTCCTTTAAGCGCAGGCGTGGTGCACAGCTTCATCCTTCCCCTTTCGAGAGGTCCTACTCTGCCGTCTCTCCGATACCAAGCCAAGCTGGAGATGGCATGGACCTGAGCTAG